One genomic segment of Sphingobacteriales bacterium includes these proteins:
- a CDS encoding S8 family serine peptidase, whose amino-acid sequence MSFLSKILAFIVSLFKKDNTIRNTPTPPANQNTNTTTSTNNNTTFPSPTIEINPDETANADDTPNIETTTETNPDDGSTTSIEINPDENTNNEPNTEDSTSSQANNDLSSSGDIIIRYGNSYLKLTKSKQYFAVLPTPGTVSRSLTRSINVRNGSSLPQPDTGIEKMGDFELHKPAERNIDAVETALDNMRQSPGVEIGTHVYHFADKKDQTPIIPTGELYIQFTPDSTAQERQAIIDEFALNIVENRDNNDCIAQLTAASPNPIKITLALQQNNCIAICEPDLQRPANFANFTLPADDLFKDQWHLANSGKATTMWGANLFKAGSDAKAVQAWQHLQSLGNPNLVVAVIDNGFDMKHPDLVGDGNKIVHPYNFMDDNTDPSPKIGDWHGTPCASVAVGAANGKGVVGACPNAKLMPLKFTYVSDSQIEKWFNWCIDKGADVVSNSWGIDDMEFTISTRMLNAITRCATKGRNGKGCVIVFASGNSNVNITDKQNPETIKGFATHPGVIAVAASNSKDARSDYSNYGRQISVCAPSNGTGGAGILAADVSGVIELPSGQVVAAGDQEGNYDPFFGGTSSACPLVAGVCALILTANPNLTASQVKAILETTCDKIGDPNSYDSRGHSIYVGYGRINAYKAVLKATGQDIPADNPAGNIDDAPPVPELPPPPPPAEDLPAQTLPFLATNELTNLKPGTEILFKLTIGGALKIATDSPVGDDDHDFDMYIRRGANATRGINDLAANDFGSNVEKTITNPVPGAAYFVLITAYQGSGGFNIYAEYPQAKPQPGCTLLQLKALGGGRLHKEMRPDAMFKLSSSEQLNVTISTLTAEQGSQFTLYIKKGAPPQWNNHDAKAQGDDFAEANINKPSFGDYYVMLRCEKGGGSCVVNFILT is encoded by the coding sequence ATGTCATTTCTATCAAAAATTTTAGCCTTTATTGTTAGTCTGTTCAAAAAAGACAATACAATACGCAATACGCCCACCCCGCCTGCCAACCAAAATACAAACACAACAACAAGCACTAACAATAATACTACATTCCCCTCACCCACAATTGAAATCAACCCCGATGAAACAGCTAATGCAGATGATACACCCAATATAGAAACAACAACTGAAACAAATCCGGATGATGGCAGCACTACCAGTATCGAAATTAATCCGGATGAAAACACAAATAACGAACCAAATACTGAAGATAGCACCTCATCACAAGCGAATAACGACCTATCCTCTTCAGGCGATATTATTATAAGGTACGGGAACTCGTACTTAAAACTAACCAAAAGCAAACAATATTTTGCCGTACTACCTACACCGGGCACTGTTTCGCGCAGTTTGACCCGCAGTATTAATGTGCGCAATGGCTCAAGTTTACCCCAACCCGATACCGGTATTGAAAAAATGGGCGATTTTGAACTGCACAAACCCGCCGAACGCAATATTGATGCCGTTGAAACAGCCCTTGATAATATGCGCCAAAGCCCTGGTGTTGAAATTGGCACCCATGTTTACCACTTTGCCGATAAAAAAGACCAAACACCCATTATTCCAACCGGCGAATTATATATACAATTTACTCCGGATAGCACCGCACAAGAAAGGCAGGCAATTATAGATGAATTTGCCCTAAATATTGTCGAAAACCGCGATAATAACGACTGTATTGCCCAGCTAACCGCAGCCTCGCCCAACCCCATAAAAATTACCTTGGCCTTGCAACAAAATAATTGCATTGCCATTTGCGAACCCGACTTACAACGCCCCGCCAATTTTGCCAATTTTACCCTTCCAGCCGACGACTTGTTTAAAGATCAATGGCATTTAGCCAATTCGGGCAAAGCTACTACTATGTGGGGGGCAAACCTGTTTAAAGCCGGGTCCGATGCAAAGGCTGTACAAGCATGGCAACATTTGCAATCTTTAGGAAACCCCAATTTAGTAGTAGCTGTCATAGATAACGGCTTCGATATGAAACACCCCGACTTAGTAGGTGATGGCAATAAAATAGTACACCCCTATAATTTTATGGACGACAATACCGACCCCTCGCCCAAAATAGGCGACTGGCACGGCACCCCTTGCGCCAGCGTGGCCGTAGGGGCAGCTAACGGCAAAGGCGTAGTAGGTGCTTGCCCAAACGCAAAACTTATGCCCTTAAAATTTACTTATGTTTCCGATTCGCAAATAGAAAAATGGTTTAACTGGTGTATAGACAAAGGTGCAGACGTAGTAAGCAATAGCTGGGGTATTGATGATATGGAGTTTACCATCTCAACCCGGATGCTGAACGCTATAACTCGTTGTGCTACTAAAGGCCGCAACGGCAAGGGCTGCGTCATTGTATTTGCCTCGGGCAACAGCAATGTAAATATAACCGACAAACAAAATCCCGAAACAATTAAAGGCTTTGCAACCCATCCGGGAGTTATAGCGGTAGCTGCATCAAACAGTAAAGATGCCCGCTCTGATTACTCGAACTACGGACGGCAAATTTCGGTATGTGCCCCCTCAAATGGTACCGGAGGTGCCGGAATTTTAGCCGCCGATGTAAGTGGTGTTATTGAACTGCCAAGTGGCCAAGTTGTTGCCGCCGGCGACCAAGAAGGCAATTACGACCCCTTTTTTGGCGGCACATCGAGCGCCTGCCCCTTAGTTGCAGGGGTATGTGCTTTAATATTAACCGCCAACCCCAATTTAACCGCAAGCCAGGTAAAAGCTATCTTAGAAACTACCTGCGATAAAATTGGCGACCCCAATAGCTACGACTCGCGCGGCCACTCCATTTATGTTGGCTATGGGCGCATTAACGCATACAAAGCTGTACTTAAAGCCACCGGACAAGATATTCCTGCCGATAACCCCGCCGGAAACATTGACGACGCCCCCCCAGTGCCCGAACTACCTCCCCCACCCCCACCCGCCGAAGATTTACCCGCACAAACTTTGCCATTTTTAGCCACTAACGAGCTAACTAACCTTAAACCCGGCACCGAAATCCTATTCAAATTAACGATAGGCGGTGCCCTAAAAATCGCTACCGACTCGCCCGTTGGAGACGACGACCACGACTTTGATATGTATATTCGGCGGGGTGCTAATGCTACCCGCGGTATTAACGATTTGGCCGCCAATGACTTTGGCTCTAATGTTGAAAAAACCATTACAAATCCTGTGCCCGGAGCTGCCTATTTTGTATTAATTACTGCTTATCAAGGTAGCGGTGGATTTAATATTTATGCCGAATACCCCCAAGCCAAACCACAACCCGGATGTACTTTGTTGCAACTTAAAGCCTTAGGCGGTGGGCGGTTACATAAAGAAATGCGCCCCGATGCCATGTTTAAACTTAGCAGTAGCGAACAACTAAATGTTACCATATCTACATTAACTGCCGAACAAGGCAGCCAGTTTACCCTGTATATTAAAAAAGGTGCACCACCACAATGGAACAACCACGATGCCAAAGCACAAGGCGATGATTTTGCCGAAGCCAATATTAATAAACCAAGCTTTGGCGATTATTATGTTATGTTGCGCTGCGAAAAAGGCGGTGGCTCGTGTGTGGTAAACT
- a CDS encoding tandem-95 repeat protein: protein MRLRGLLFLLMVQTTCLALSNNLQAQPPNAVNDNATTTKNTKVNILVLANDIGNNLEIDIILPALHGKTKIIGSVVEYTPDLGYVGYDAFDYQITDTQTGQTDQATVAITVKGTGVGELKAVDDYAQTPIGQGITLNVTANDMGNGIELVKSSVSPAKNGIVKVNADKTITYTPDPGFTGLDYFNYAIKDVFNNLDQALVAIEVQPTQPDDSLEIVKGCTPELKPFTICFEGLTYDGFELVVDPNTLKTSYNCSLVKLNDTCIKYTPLPGFTGYDTVWAQMCTNQIPPYCITQTAYIYVYETGGCPGPNAIDDHVTIGPDGVIVNGQASIGGYDGALINAGANDDDPCGKTLTVDAITQQPQNGTANIIDGNIVYIPDEGFAGTDILFYSTCNKCGECDEGKIIITVLPNDCNKNIITCVPPLSTFQWCPDYCKVDKNYITDLDITVENGGSFVLQPNGCYIYTPPSILEGIDKITIFACDASGTCETIIIDITIGNCGENEPPVANDDETDAIVGTPVSIDVTNNDFDPNGDPLTVTIITPPACGEANVVGNQIVYTATDETCIGDQIIVYEVCDPDGLCDQATVTIHVKEDCDFETQYCTAPMKSVIICVEFCDLAGSDSTWVKEATTTFNCSIHLIKDKPNCIKYTPLPGFTGTDTVYIIGTNEDGQLDTVVVYVTTGCSQPTANDDEATVISGNNIDIPVLDNDTDPCDNPLYPTVVNPPQNGSVVVNQDSTINYTPNPGFVGTDQFTYTACNECDDPGGDKCDEAIVTITVTPNDTSSVDAQPDVEFTKENTPITFNVLDNDIGDNLTLTQIIDDPDHGTIVTNPDGTVTYTPDSSYVGPDYFVYEACNNQGVCDIAVVAITIQPDTTANQPPTANNDVATTPKDTPVIIPVLDNDNDPDNDPIHVETITDQPENGTVIVNPDGTVTYTPNPEFEGVDCFKYLVCDDATPALCDEGEVCVSVGTNTPPNQPPYANDDETTTPINTAVTIPVQNNDDDPDGNIILMVLASDPDNGTAQIVGTDIIYTPNDGFVGVDYFTYIICDDGIPQLCDTASVKITVIGEVDSVDAQPDVEFTKENTPVTFNILDNDFGKNITITQIVDDPDHGVINYDPVTGEVTYTPDTGYIGQDYFFYEICNDQGVCDQTIVGITIQPDTIANQAPTANNDVATTPLDTPVTIAVLDNDSDPDNDPITTTDILTPPSNGNVVINPDGTVTYTPNPGFTGVDCFTYSVCDNKTPALCDSAQVCVSIDTLPSNLPPIANFDETTTPFETPVLITALDNDSDPDGNIIAVFVNTNPANGQVTYNDITKTFTYTPNSDFVGVDYFIYSVCDDGVPQLCDTAYVKITVESDSTAQLIDAEPDIEFTKQNTPVTFNILANDKGEEIQISAFPDGPDNGTITGFDPVTGEITYEPNLDFVGVDYFTYVICDKFGFCDTTLVSITVQPEDTPNQAPTANNDVATTPLDTPVTIAVLDNDSDPDNDPITTTDILTPPSNGNVVINPDGTVTYTPNPGFTGVDCFTYSVCDNKTPALCDSAQVCVSIDTLPSNLPPIAFDDDAITKENTPVTIDVFANGDYDPDGLIILLVKGSDPAYGSITNYPDGFIYTPIPDYVGIDYFTYIICDDGLPQLCDTAYVTITIEGSEVVANPDIYYTNVDESVSFDVRDNDDGTNLQDPIITTLPEHGVAVLNPDGTITYTPDPGFVGTDYFGYKVCDDNGNCDQTLVTIIVTDQDNLPPIANNDAVGTYPDTPVEIDVLANDFDPLGDPITIVAVVDQPDNGTIVLDPIDSTYTYTPNPGFVGVDSFTYVICDDGTPPLCDTALVVIKVEDGSPTNDPPIAVDDVDTTIINTPIDIDILGNDSDPNGDNIIITFFSDPLHGSAVLNPDSTILYTPDSNYTGPDYFSYVICDDGTPPLCDTAWVYIYVYPDSLQIVDTTNVNEPITICVTDKLLLFDIDTMEVVGLPGNGTIILTGGDCFEYTPNQDFTGVDTLYIKVCDSVGICVDIEVIIYVMPNNNPPIANDDCFGDTIKVNTPVVIDVLANDTYSNLSGLTIFIPVGCEPKVPGATAVIVDVNGVPNIEYTPALDFEGEDEICYLLIDSLGLVSDTAKVCFIYNDSISTQIDTTLTANNDTATTAHDTPVTIDILANDVVSPDVPVENETVTIITNPKNGTVTVQADNTIVYDPNAGFSGCDSLQYEYCATIVASQTVLCDTAWVEICVDPICDIIVPNGVSPNGDENNDFLIIQGVDCDPEGSYELLIFNRWGDKVYCEYEYDNTKAWDGNYWTTGREAPDGTYYYIFTYTLSGSNTAKQLNGFIELMR from the coding sequence ATGCGTCTTCGCGGTTTACTGTTTTTATTAATGGTGCAAACCACATGTTTAGCATTAAGTAATAATTTACAGGCGCAACCACCCAATGCCGTTAACGACAATGCCACCACAACCAAAAATACTAAAGTTAATATTTTAGTTTTGGCAAATGATATTGGCAATAATTTGGAAATTGATATAATTTTACCTGCCTTGCACGGCAAAACAAAAATTATAGGCAGTGTTGTTGAGTACACCCCCGACCTGGGTTACGTAGGCTACGATGCCTTTGATTACCAAATTACTGATACGCAAACAGGCCAAACAGACCAGGCTACCGTAGCTATAACTGTTAAAGGAACAGGTGTAGGCGAGCTTAAAGCTGTTGACGATTATGCACAAACTCCCATTGGACAAGGCATTACTTTAAATGTTACTGCCAACGACATGGGTAATGGTATTGAGTTGGTGAAGTCAAGCGTTAGTCCGGCTAAAAATGGAATAGTGAAAGTTAATGCCGATAAAACTATTACCTACACACCCGACCCCGGCTTTACAGGCCTCGACTATTTTAATTATGCCATTAAAGATGTTTTTAATAATCTTGATCAGGCATTAGTAGCAATTGAAGTTCAACCCACCCAACCCGATGATTCCTTAGAAATTGTGAAAGGGTGCACACCTGAGCTAAAACCTTTTACTATATGCTTTGAAGGCTTAACCTATGATGGTTTTGAGTTGGTTGTTGACCCCAATACGCTTAAAACATCTTACAATTGCAGTTTGGTAAAATTAAACGATACCTGCATTAAATATACCCCTTTGCCCGGATTTACCGGCTACGACACCGTTTGGGCACAAATGTGTACCAATCAAATTCCACCCTATTGCATTACTCAAACTGCCTATATTTATGTGTATGAAACCGGCGGTTGCCCCGGCCCCAATGCCATTGATGACCATGTTACAATTGGCCCCGATGGTGTAATTGTAAACGGGCAGGCCTCTATAGGCGGCTACGATGGCGCTTTAATTAATGCAGGTGCTAACGACGATGACCCCTGCGGCAAAACTTTAACCGTAGATGCCATTACGCAACAACCCCAAAACGGAACCGCAAATATTATAGATGGAAATATTGTTTATATTCCTGACGAGGGTTTTGCCGGCACCGATATACTATTTTATTCTACCTGTAATAAATGTGGAGAATGTGACGAAGGTAAAATTATTATCACTGTTTTGCCCAACGACTGCAACAAAAATATTATTACCTGCGTACCCCCACTCTCCACCTTCCAATGGTGCCCCGATTATTGCAAAGTTGATAAAAATTATATTACCGATTTAGATATTACCGTTGAAAATGGTGGAAGTTTTGTTTTACAACCGAATGGCTGTTATATTTATACCCCCCCCAGCATTTTAGAAGGCATAGATAAAATTACCATATTCGCCTGCGATGCCTCTGGAACTTGCGAAACAATTATTATTGATATAACTATTGGCAATTGCGGAGAAAACGAGCCTCCGGTTGCCAACGATGACGAAACAGATGCCATAGTAGGTACACCTGTTTCTATTGATGTTACCAATAACGACTTTGATCCAAACGGAGACCCCCTGACAGTTACAATTATTACTCCGCCTGCTTGTGGAGAGGCAAACGTTGTAGGCAACCAAATAGTTTATACTGCCACCGACGAAACTTGCATAGGAGACCAAATTATTGTTTATGAAGTTTGCGACCCCGATGGTCTTTGCGACCAAGCCACAGTTACTATACACGTAAAAGAAGACTGCGATTTTGAAACCCAATATTGCACCGCACCAATGAAATCGGTTATTATATGTGTTGAGTTTTGCGATTTAGCCGGCAGCGACAGCACTTGGGTGAAAGAGGCAACTACTACCTTTAATTGCAGTATTCATTTAATTAAAGACAAACCCAATTGCATAAAATATACACCGTTGCCCGGATTTACCGGCACCGATACCGTTTATATTATTGGCACAAATGAAGATGGCCAATTAGATACCGTTGTAGTATATGTAACTACCGGATGCTCGCAGCCAACCGCCAACGATGACGAAGCAACAGTAATATCCGGAAATAATATAGATATTCCGGTTTTAGATAACGACACCGACCCCTGCGACAACCCATTATATCCAACAGTAGTTAATCCGCCACAAAATGGCTCGGTAGTGGTTAACCAAGATAGCACCATAAATTATACACCAAACCCCGGATTTGTCGGCACCGACCAGTTTACCTATACAGCCTGTAACGAATGTGACGACCCCGGTGGCGACAAATGCGACGAGGCCATTGTAACAATTACCGTTACGCCCAACGATACTAGCTCGGTAGATGCCCAACCCGATGTAGAATTTACCAAAGAAAACACTCCCATAACTTTTAATGTGCTTGACAACGACATAGGCGACAATTTAACCCTAACCCAAATTATTGACGACCCCGATCATGGCACAATTGTAACCAATCCGGATGGAACGGTAACTTATACCCCCGACTCAAGCTATGTTGGCCCCGATTATTTTGTTTACGAAGCCTGCAACAACCAAGGCGTTTGCGATATTGCAGTAGTAGCCATAACCATTCAGCCCGATACAACTGCCAACCAACCGCCTACGGCCAATAACGATGTGGCAACCACACCCAAAGATACGCCTGTTATCATTCCGGTATTAGACAACGACAACGACCCCGATAACGACCCCATCCATGTTGAAACAATTACCGACCAACCCGAAAATGGTACCGTTATTGTCAATCCAGATGGCACTGTTACCTACACCCCTAATCCCGAATTTGAAGGCGTTGATTGCTTTAAATATTTGGTTTGTGATGATGCTACTCCGGCACTTTGCGACGAAGGCGAGGTGTGCGTTAGCGTTGGTACAAATACCCCACCAAACCAACCGCCGTATGCTAACGATGATGAAACTACAACGCCAATAAACACTGCCGTTACCATACCCGTTCAAAATAACGATGACGACCCCGATGGCAATATCATTTTAATGGTTTTGGCGAGCGACCCCGATAATGGCACGGCTCAAATAGTTGGCACCGATATAATTTATACCCCTAACGATGGCTTTGTGGGTGTTGATTATTTCACCTATATTATTTGCGATGATGGTATTCCGCAACTCTGCGACACCGCTTCGGTAAAAATTACCGTAATTGGCGAAGTTGACTCGGTAGATGCCCAGCCCGATGTAGAATTTACCAAAGAAAATACACCTGTTACTTTTAATATATTAGACAATGACTTTGGCAAAAATATTACAATCACCCAAATAGTTGACGACCCCGACCATGGTGTTATTAATTACGACCCTGTTACGGGAGAAGTAACTTACACACCTGATACTGGATATATTGGCCAAGATTATTTCTTCTATGAAATTTGTAACGACCAAGGCGTTTGCGACCAAACAATAGTGGGCATAACTATTCAGCCCGATACCATTGCCAACCAAGCGCCCACCGCCAATAACGATGTGGCAACCACACCGCTTGATACGCCCGTTACCATTGCCGTTTTAGACAACGACAGCGACCCCGATAACGACCCAATTACAACTACCGACATACTTACTCCGCCCTCGAATGGAAATGTAGTTATAAATCCGGATGGCACCGTTACCTACACGCCAAACCCCGGATTTACCGGCGTTGATTGCTTTACCTACTCTGTTTGCGACAACAAAACTCCGGCCTTATGCGATAGCGCGCAGGTTTGTGTAAGCATAGACACTTTGCCCAGCAATTTGCCACCAATTGCCAACTTCGACGAAACCACCACGCCTTTTGAAACGCCAGTTCTAATTACCGCACTCGATAACGATAGCGACCCCGATGGCAATATCATAGCCGTTTTTGTAAATACTAACCCGGCAAACGGCCAAGTTACCTACAACGATATTACAAAAACCTTTACCTACACCCCTAATTCAGATTTTGTTGGTGTTGATTATTTTATTTACAGCGTTTGCGACGATGGTGTGCCACAACTTTGCGATACTGCTTACGTAAAAATTACCGTCGAGTCTGACTCTACTGCCCAACTTATTGATGCCGAACCCGATATTGAATTCACCAAACAAAATACACCCGTTACCTTTAATATTTTAGCTAACGACAAAGGCGAAGAAATACAAATTTCGGCATTCCCGGATGGCCCCGATAACGGAACCATCACCGGATTTGACCCAGTAACCGGAGAAATAACCTACGAACCTAACCTCGATTTTGTTGGCGTTGATTATTTTACTTATGTTATTTGCGACAAATTTGGTTTCTGCGATACCACCCTTGTTTCAATTACCGTACAGCCCGAAGATACACCCAACCAAGCACCCACCGCCAATAACGATGTGGCAACCACACCGCTTGATACGCCCGTTACCATTGCCGTTTTAGACAACGACAGCGACCCCGATAACGACCCAATTACAACTACCGACATACTTACTCCGCCCTCGAATGGAAATGTAGTTATAAATCCGGATGGCACCGTTACCTACACGCCAAACCCCGGATTTACCGGCGTTGATTGCTTTACCTACTCTGTTTGCGACAACAAAACTCCGGCCTTATGCGATAGCGCGCAGGTTTGCGTAAGCATAGACACTTTGCCCAGCAATTTGCCACCAATTGCCTTCGACGACGATGCAATCACCAAAGAAAATACGCCTGTTACTATTGATGTATTTGCCAATGGCGACTACGACCCAGACGGATTGATCATTCTGTTGGTAAAAGGCTCAGATCCGGCTTATGGCTCTATTACAAACTATCCGGATGGTTTTATTTATACGCCTATCCCCGATTATGTAGGTATAGACTATTTTACCTATATTATTTGCGATGATGGCTTGCCCCAACTTTGCGACACCGCTTACGTAACCATTACCATAGAAGGTTCGGAAGTAGTAGCAAATCCGGATATTTATTACACCAATGTAGATGAATCAGTTAGCTTCGATGTGCGCGATAACGATGACGGTACTAATTTGCAAGATCCTATCATCACAACGCTACCCGAACATGGCGTGGCTGTGTTAAACCCCGATGGCACTATCACTTATACCCCCGACCCCGGATTTGTAGGTACAGATTATTTTGGCTATAAGGTATGCGACGACAATGGCAACTGCGACCAAACCTTAGTAACTATTATTGTTACCGACCAAGATAACTTGCCGCCCATAGCCAATAACGATGCCGTTGGTACTTACCCCGACACACCTGTTGAAATAGATGTATTGGCAAACGATTTCGACCCATTGGGCGACCCAATTACTATTGTAGCAGTTGTGGACCAACCCGATAACGGCACTATTGTGCTTGACCCAATTGATTCGACCTATACCTATACGCCCAACCCCGGATTTGTGGGTGTGGACAGCTTTACCTACGTTATTTGCGATGATGGAACTCCGCCACTTTGCGATACTGCCCTGGTAGTAATTAAGGTTGAAGACGGCAGCCCCACCAACGACCCGCCAATAGCTGTTGATGACGTGGATACCACCATTATTAATACACCTATTGATATTGATATTTTGGGCAACGACAGCGACCCCAATGGCGATAATATTATCATTACATTCTTTAGCGACCCCCTACACGGCTCGGCTGTATTAAATCCCGATTCAACTATTTTATACACCCCCGACTCCAATTATACCGGCCCCGATTATTTCTCGTATGTTATTTGCGATGACGGTACCCCGCCGCTTTGCGATACGGCTTGGGTATATATATATGTTTACCCCGATAGTTTGCAAATTGTTGATACAACCAATGTAAACGAACCTATTACAATATGTGTTACCGACAAACTATTATTGTTCGATATTGATACTATGGAAGTAGTTGGCTTGCCGGGCAATGGCACTATAATACTAACCGGAGGCGATTGCTTTGAATACACGCCAAACCAAGATTTTACCGGAGTAGATACCTTATACATTAAAGTTTGCGATAGTGTTGGTATATGTGTTGATATAGAAGTAATAATATATGTAATGCCCAATAATAACCCGCCAATAGCCAATGACGATTGCTTCGGCGATACCATTAAAGTTAATACGCCCGTAGTAATAGATGTTTTAGCAAATGATACTTACAGCAATTTATCCGGATTAACCATATTTATTCCGGTAGGATGCGAACCAAAAGTACCCGGAGCAACAGCTGTAATTGTTGATGTTAATGGTGTACCAAATATCGAATATACGCCGGCATTAGATTTTGAAGGCGAAGATGAAATTTGTTATTTGTTAATTGACAGTTTAGGCTTGGTAAGCGATACTGCTAAGGTTTGTTTCATTTACAACGATTCAATTAGCACGCAAATTGATACCACCTTAACAGCAAACAACGACACTGCCACCACCGCGCACGATACACCCGTTACTATTGATATTTTAGCTAACGATGTAGTAAGTCCGGATGTGCCAGTTGAAAATGAAACTGTAACCATTATAACAAATCCAAAAAATGGCACTGTAACGGTTCAGGCCGACAATACTATTGTATATGACCCTAACGCCGGATTTTCGGGGTGTGATAGTTTGCAGTACGAGTATTGCGCAACAATTGTTGCCTCGCAAACTGTACTTTGTGATACGGCATGGGTTGAAATATGCGTAGATCCAATTTGTGATATTATTGTACCCAATGGCGTTTCGCCAAACGGCGACGAAAATAACGACTTCTTAATTATTCAGGGTGTTGATTGCGACCCCGAAGGCAGTTATGAACTGCTTATTTTCAACCGTTGGGGCGACAAAGTGTATTGCGAGTATGAGTACGACAATACAAAAGCCTGGGATGGCAACTACTGGACAACAGGCCGCGAAGCCCCCGATGGCACGTATTACTACATATTTACCTACACGCTAAGTGGGAGCAATACCGCTAAACAACTTAACGGCTTTATTGAATTAATGCGTTAA